One segment of Halococcus salsus DNA contains the following:
- a CDS encoding carbohydrate ABC transporter permease: MTDDQVMTDGGVATAESGSNGDSSSGGSFGDLDGWRIALYAVLAVITIYFLVPIEAGIVTSFKTTESVANTAPYLPPGADGFTLENWRNAIDLLGPSMVNSALLTIPATILCAALGSIAAYGLTQLSWRGQLPILMLFVAGVFIPYQAVLVPLSQFWSMVDLESLLSPLWALPLLEPYHADIIELIVTHAAYGVPICTVLFRGYYMGLSNEMIEAARLDGASVSRIYRRVVMPLSGPMFAVVLIFQFTQIWNDLLFALILIGGAGGPSAPVTLSLVGIGASMESINFGLRMAGAFLTALPTLLVFIVFGDQFAQGVAGQT, translated from the coding sequence ATGACTGACGACCAGGTGATGACCGACGGCGGCGTCGCCACCGCGGAGTCGGGCTCGAACGGAGATTCCAGTTCGGGCGGCTCCTTCGGCGACCTCGATGGGTGGCGGATCGCGCTCTACGCCGTACTCGCGGTGATTACGATCTACTTCCTCGTTCCGATCGAGGCGGGTATCGTGACCTCGTTCAAGACCACCGAATCAGTCGCGAACACCGCACCGTACCTCCCACCGGGGGCTGACGGGTTCACGCTCGAGAACTGGCGCAACGCCATTGACCTGCTCGGCCCGAGCATGGTCAACAGCGCGCTGTTGACCATCCCCGCGACGATCCTGTGTGCGGCGCTCGGGTCGATCGCAGCCTACGGCCTCACGCAGTTGAGCTGGCGCGGCCAGCTCCCGATCCTGATGTTGTTCGTGGCGGGCGTGTTCATCCCCTACCAGGCCGTCCTCGTACCGCTGTCGCAGTTCTGGTCGATGGTCGATTTGGAGAGCCTGCTCTCGCCACTGTGGGCGCTACCGTTGCTCGAACCGTACCACGCCGACATCATCGAGCTGATCGTGACCCACGCGGCCTACGGCGTCCCGATCTGCACGGTCCTGTTCCGGGGATACTACATGGGCCTCTCCAACGAGATGATAGAGGCCGCGCGGCTCGACGGCGCGAGCGTCTCCCGGATCTACCGGCGCGTGGTGATGCCGCTGTCGGGGCCGATGTTCGCCGTGGTGTTGATCTTCCAGTTCACCCAGATCTGGAACGACCTCCTGTTCGCGCTGATCCTGATCGGCGGGGCGGGCGGGCCCTCCGCGCCCGTCACGCTCTCGCTTGTGGGTATCGGCGCGAGCATGGAGAGCATCAACTTCGGCCTCCGGATGGCCGGTGCGTTCCTCACCGCGCTCCCGACGCTGCTGGTGTTCATCGTCTTCGGCGACCAGTTCGCACAGGGCGTCGCGGGGCAAACATGA
- a CDS encoding carbohydrate ABC transporter permease produces the protein MIEAARHRSERWRGDDVVTDGGTVERSSSGFGGWLRSRGRSDFLGSLPFWLPPFLLMGLFVYGAIAWNFLISLTDAEGYGDPEYTVLNLQQYAELIQDPAFIDATRNTIVLLVGFTTISVAVGLVLAILLDRAWRFRDGFRTLYLLPFSLSFVVTAQLWLWMYNIDNGIINSILGVVGLRPDWIGTPQLVLGAVIFAMIWQFSGYAMVVFLAGLQTIPDEHFEAARIDGASSLKMYWRVIIPQLRGSLISALVVLMIAALKAFDFLYALFGNYRPAAGADILATLMVREAYSSQNWAYGSAVAIVLFALALVVIAPYLYGQYRNGEL, from the coding sequence ATGATCGAGGCCGCTCGCCACCGCAGCGAACGATGGCGCGGCGACGACGTCGTCACCGACGGCGGTACCGTCGAGCGATCGTCGAGCGGGTTCGGCGGCTGGCTCCGGTCGCGAGGTCGCAGCGACTTCCTCGGCTCGTTGCCGTTCTGGCTCCCGCCCTTCCTGCTGATGGGGCTGTTCGTCTACGGCGCGATCGCCTGGAACTTCCTGATCTCGCTGACCGACGCCGAGGGCTACGGCGACCCCGAATACACGGTTTTGAACCTCCAGCAGTACGCCGAGCTGATTCAGGACCCCGCCTTCATCGACGCCACCCGAAACACCATCGTGTTGCTGGTCGGTTTCACCACCATCAGTGTGGCGGTCGGATTAGTGCTCGCCATCCTGCTCGACCGAGCGTGGCGCTTTCGCGACGGCTTCCGGACGCTCTACCTGTTGCCGTTCAGCCTCTCGTTCGTCGTGACCGCCCAGCTCTGGCTCTGGATGTACAACATCGACAACGGGATCATCAACTCGATCCTCGGGGTGGTCGGACTCCGACCCGACTGGATCGGCACCCCACAACTGGTGCTGGGCGCGGTGATATTCGCGATGATCTGGCAGTTCAGCGGCTACGCCATGGTCGTCTTCCTCGCGGGACTTCAGACGATCCCCGACGAACACTTCGAGGCCGCCCGGATCGACGGCGCGAGCAGTCTCAAGATGTACTGGCGCGTGATCATCCCCCAGCTTCGGGGTTCACTGATCAGTGCGCTCGTGGTCCTGATGATCGCGGCGCTGAAGGCGTTCGACTTCCTCTATGCCCTGTTCGGCAACTATCGGCCCGCCGCGGGAGCCGACATCCTCGCGACCCTGATGGTTCGCGAGGCGTACTCAAGTCAGAACTGGGCGTACGGCTCGGCGGTCGCGATCGTGTTGTTCGCGCTCGCGCTCGTCGTGATCGCACCGTATCTCTACGGTCAGTACCGAAATGGTGAGCTATGA
- a CDS encoding ABC transporter substrate-binding protein, with translation MADSDYSRRTYLKRAAAASVVGMAGVAGCTGGSDNSGSGNGSNGSGGSGGNNGSGGSGGNNGSGSSGGSGGGTLTVLHGWTGGDGKKAVNSLIKAFKDEHPNVNTDFQAIGGGGNTNLDTTISNRAQNENLPSSWADWPGKNLIQFTEAGLLGDIGSDVWTKDLRQNFSSEAKTYSQVGEDPDSIGDGPYVAVPLGTHRMNDLFYNVSVVEEAGVDPSSFSKPQDLIPAFKKIQNNTDAVPFAKGLQAPFTTLQLWEVVMQGQAGYQPFMDYVNGEGDESAVRSALETVQQYYNYINDDASSISFTEANELVMSGDAAFMHNGNWVAGAYRNKQNFNYGDDWDNVSFPGTDNMYGMHLDSFPFPAGGSDVAKTWLSFVGTNKAQVAFNQYKGSIPPRTDAPTDQFDEYLTETIEDYGNVENKPPTIAHGLAVTPDVHSDIDGVITNDFLGSGDLDSSTQGMLDAVSN, from the coding sequence ATGGCAGACTCTGACTATTCGCGACGGACGTATCTGAAGCGGGCAGCCGCAGCGAGCGTCGTCGGCATGGCGGGCGTCGCCGGCTGTACCGGTGGAAGCGACAACAGCGGAAGCGGTAACGGGAGCAACGGAAGCGGCGGGAGTGGGGGGAACAACGGCAGCGGCGGTAGCGGCGGGAACAACGGCAGCGGGAGCAGCGGCGGCAGCGGCGGTGGAACGCTGACCGTTCTTCACGGCTGGACCGGGGGTGACGGCAAGAAAGCCGTCAACAGCCTCATCAAGGCGTTCAAGGACGAACACCCCAACGTCAACACCGACTTTCAGGCGATCGGCGGCGGGGGGAACACCAACCTCGATACGACGATCTCGAACCGGGCACAGAACGAGAACCTCCCGAGTTCCTGGGCGGACTGGCCCGGCAAGAACCTCATCCAGTTCACCGAGGCGGGCCTGCTGGGGGACATCGGAAGCGACGTCTGGACCAAGGACCTCCGACAGAACTTCTCGTCGGAGGCCAAGACCTACTCCCAGGTCGGTGAGGACCCAGATTCGATCGGTGACGGTCCCTACGTGGCGGTCCCGCTCGGTACCCACCGGATGAACGACCTCTTCTACAACGTCTCGGTGGTCGAGGAGGCCGGGGTCGACCCGAGTTCGTTCTCGAAACCACAGGACCTCATCCCGGCGTTCAAGAAGATCCAGAACAACACCGACGCCGTGCCGTTCGCGAAGGGCCTTCAGGCACCCTTCACCACCCTCCAGCTCTGGGAGGTCGTGATGCAGGGGCAGGCGGGCTACCAGCCGTTCATGGACTACGTCAACGGCGAGGGCGATGAGAGCGCGGTCCGCTCCGCTCTCGAAACGGTCCAGCAGTACTACAACTACATCAACGACGACGCCTCCTCGATCAGCTTCACCGAGGCGAACGAACTCGTCATGAGCGGCGACGCCGCCTTCATGCACAACGGCAACTGGGTGGCCGGAGCCTACCGGAACAAACAGAACTTCAACTACGGTGACGACTGGGACAACGTCTCCTTCCCGGGTACCGACAACATGTACGGGATGCACCTCGACTCGTTCCCGTTCCCGGCCGGTGGCTCCGACGTCGCCAAGACGTGGCTCTCGTTCGTGGGCACCAACAAGGCCCAGGTCGCGTTCAACCAGTACAAGGGATCGATCCCGCCACGGACGGACGCCCCCACCGACCAGTTCGACGAGTACCTCACCGAGACGATCGAGGACTACGGGAACGTCGAGAACAAGCCCCCGACGATCGCCCACGGGCTGGCGGTCACCCCCGACGTCCACAGCGACATCGACGGCGTGATCACCAACGACTTCCTCGGTTCCGGCGACCTCGACAGCTCGACCCAGGGGATGCTCGACGCCGTCTCGAACTGA
- a CDS encoding zinc-binding dehydrogenase, giving the protein MQAVQFTEHGDRDVIEYGEFPDPDPGPDEAVIEVKAGALNHLDVFTRRGLPGVDLEMPHIPGSDAAGVVREVGESVTRVDPGDRVAVTAGVSCGECEFCRHGEHSLCESYHIIGEHVRGVHAEYAAVPAANLVPIPDHVDWETAAASPLVFQTAWRMLMSRAEIEAGESILVLGASGGVGQAAVQIADYAGAEVYATASTDEKLEYAKECGADHVINYAETDFASEMRDMTGGRGVDVVVDYVGPETWDDSTKCLAKGGRLVTCGATTGPIAETNINRVFWKQIDILGSTMATLGEVDDVLSLVWDGTFEPRIRETLPMSEAARAHELLEEREGFGKVVVVPDSER; this is encoded by the coding sequence ATGCAGGCAGTCCAGTTCACGGAACACGGCGACCGCGACGTCATCGAGTACGGCGAGTTCCCGGACCCCGACCCCGGGCCGGACGAAGCGGTCATCGAGGTGAAGGCGGGCGCGCTGAACCACCTCGACGTCTTCACCCGCCGCGGGCTGCCGGGCGTCGACTTGGAGATGCCACACATCCCGGGAAGCGACGCGGCCGGCGTGGTACGGGAAGTCGGCGAGAGCGTCACCCGCGTCGACCCCGGCGATAGAGTGGCCGTCACGGCGGGGGTCTCCTGTGGCGAGTGTGAGTTCTGCCGCCACGGCGAGCACTCGCTGTGTGAGTCCTACCACATCATCGGCGAGCACGTCCGCGGGGTACACGCCGAGTACGCCGCCGTGCCCGCCGCGAACCTCGTCCCGATACCGGACCACGTCGACTGGGAGACCGCCGCGGCCTCGCCGCTGGTCTTCCAGACCGCGTGGCGAATGCTGATGAGCCGCGCCGAGATCGAGGCCGGCGAATCGATCCTCGTGCTCGGGGCATCGGGCGGCGTCGGCCAGGCCGCGGTGCAGATCGCCGACTACGCGGGTGCAGAGGTCTACGCAACCGCGAGCACCGACGAGAAGTTGGAGTACGCGAAGGAGTGCGGGGCCGACCACGTCATCAACTACGCCGAGACCGACTTCGCGAGCGAGATGCGCGATATGACTGGGGGCCGCGGCGTCGACGTCGTGGTCGACTACGTCGGGCCCGAGACCTGGGACGACTCCACGAAGTGTCTCGCGAAGGGCGGCCGACTCGTGACCTGCGGGGCCACTACCGGTCCGATCGCCGAGACCAACATCAACCGGGTGTTCTGGAAGCAGATCGACATCCTGGGCTCGACGATGGCCACGCTGGGCGAGGTCGACGACGTGCTCTCGCTGGTCTGGGACGGCACCTTCGAACCCCGGATCCGGGAGACCCTGCCGATGAGCGAGGCCGCGCGTGCCCACGAACTCCTCGAAGAGCGCGAGGGATTCGGGAAGGTGGTCGTGGTTCCCGACAGCGAACGATAG
- a CDS encoding metallophosphoesterase family protein — protein sequence MNDAVRGEGLVLARFARPTARSTTLAVVADPHVTPVAEGTWKVFHRTEARLRGAVASANWLGVDAVVSTGDLTKDGAPAEFDRVDSILDDLDAPFVAVPGNHDVPKAMDDHETPPVERFAKRYGVGTLPYVIGVGGVDLVGIDTAADESLFETHEGAVSADQLAWLDSVLDGCETPVVVCHHPVGRVAERVDALAPSSHYRLRNADALVEVLADHDVGLVLSGHVHWPAVDRVEGVRQVIAPAACSFPPAALLVHVEPRGTTVSLLPLVGRRGLEEAYRHVGDQGRGAAFVAAAEDGYFRSFPQVDESDDGTALRPRDPPGAPARSPSRGL from the coding sequence ATGAACGACGCCGTACGTGGCGAGGGGCTGGTGCTCGCACGATTCGCGCGCCCGACCGCCCGGTCGACCACGCTCGCCGTCGTCGCCGACCCGCACGTCACCCCCGTGGCCGAGGGGACCTGGAAGGTCTTCCACCGGACCGAGGCCCGCCTTCGGGGCGCGGTCGCGAGCGCCAACTGGCTCGGTGTGGACGCGGTCGTCTCGACCGGCGACCTCACGAAGGACGGCGCGCCCGCGGAGTTCGACCGGGTGGACTCGATCCTCGACGACCTCGACGCCCCGTTCGTCGCGGTTCCCGGCAACCACGACGTCCCGAAGGCGATGGACGACCACGAGACGCCGCCGGTCGAACGGTTCGCGAAGCGGTACGGCGTGGGCACGTTGCCGTACGTCATCGGTGTCGGCGGGGTCGATCTCGTGGGGATCGACACGGCCGCCGACGAGTCGCTGTTCGAGACCCACGAAGGCGCGGTCTCGGCGGACCAGCTGGCGTGGCTCGATTCGGTGCTCGACGGCTGCGAGACGCCGGTCGTGGTCTGTCACCATCCCGTGGGACGGGTGGCCGAACGCGTCGACGCGCTCGCACCGAGTTCGCACTACCGGCTCCGAAACGCCGACGCGCTCGTCGAGGTTCTGGCCGACCACGACGTCGGCCTCGTGCTCTCGGGGCACGTCCACTGGCCGGCGGTCGACCGGGTGGAAGGGGTTCGCCAGGTCATCGCGCCGGCGGCGTGTTCGTTCCCGCCCGCCGCGCTGCTCGTCCACGTCGAACCCCGCGGGACGACGGTCTCGCTGTTGCCGCTCGTCGGCCGGCGAGGGCTCGAAGAGGCTTACCGTCACGTCGGCGACCAGGGCCGTGGGGCGGCGTTCGTCGCCGCCGCGGAGGACGGCTACTTCCGAAGCTTCCCACAGGTCGACGAATCCGACGACGGCACAGCGCTCCGCCCCCGGGACCCACCGGGTGCGCCGGCCCGCTCGCCGTCGCGCGGGTTATAG